The Alosa sapidissima isolate fAloSap1 chromosome 6, fAloSap1.pri, whole genome shotgun sequence genome window below encodes:
- the srsf5b gene encoding serine and arginine rich splicing factor 5b isoform X1, whose product MAGEGHSPRTAEKMNGCRIFIGRLNPSAREKDVERFFKGYGRIRDIDLKRGFGFVEFDDPRDAEDAVYELDGKELCNERVTIEHARVRLRGGRGRGGGGASGGGGGRFPARYGRGSQDSRSRNPPPMRTENRLIVENLSSRVSWQDLKDFMRQAGEVTFADAHRPKLNEGVVEFASSSDLKNALDKLSGKEINGRKIRLIEANKKRSRSRSRSESSSRSRSRGRSPSRSRSRSRSRKSYRSRSRSRSRSASASPARPKESKRPARAESGSPPTPAVPRAPVSPARSPSRSRSRSRSHSRSLSPSSDSRH is encoded by the exons atggcTGGAGAG GGGCACTCACCAAGGactgctgagaaaatgaacgGGTGTCGCATCTTTATTGGACGCCTGAATCCCTCTGCCAGGGAAAAAGATGTCGAACGCTTCTTCAAAGGATATGGCAGAATCCGTGACATTGATCTGAAACGTGGATTCGGTTTTGTG GAGTTTGATGACCCAAGAGATGCTGAAGATGCTGTTTATGAACTTGATGGCAAAGAACTATGTAATGAAAG GGTGACTATTGAGCATGCTCGTGTGCGCCTGCGAGGGGGGCGAGGAAGAGGTGGCGGTGGtgccagtggtggtggtggtggccgcTTCCCAGCCCGCTACGGCCGAGGCTCCCAGGACAGTCGTAG TCGGAACCCCCCTCCTATGCGCACCGAGAACCGGCTCATTGTGGAGAACCTGTCTTCAAGAGTCAGTTGGCAG gaTTTGAAGGACTTCATGAGGCAAGCTGGAGAAGTGACATTTGCTGATGCCCACCGGCCCAAACTCAACGAAGG CGTTGTTGAGTTTGCCTCTTCCAGTGATCTGAAGAATGCCCTGGACAAATTGTCTGGGAAAGAGATCAATGGGAGGAAAATCCGTCTCATTGAGGCCAACAAAAAGAG GTCCAGGTCTCGTTCTCGTTCCGAGAGCTCTTCGCGCTCTCGTTCCCGCGGACGCTCCCCGTCCCGCTCTCGTTCCCGCTCCCGCAGCAGGAAGTCCTACCGCTCGCGCTCCAGGAGCCGCTCACGCTCGGCCAGCGCCTCCCCGGCCCGGCCCAAGGAGTCCAAGCGTCCGGCGCGGGCCGAGTCCGGCTCCCCGCCGACCCCCGCCGTGCCGCGCGCGCCCGTCTCCCCGGCCCGTTCCCCCTCTCGTTCTCGCTCCCGCTCCCGCTCGCACTCCCGTTCCCTCTCCCCGTCCTCCGACAGTCGCCACTGA
- the srsf5b gene encoding serine and arginine rich splicing factor 5b isoform X2 encodes MNGCRIFIGRLNPSAREKDVERFFKGYGRIRDIDLKRGFGFVEFDDPRDAEDAVYELDGKELCNERVTIEHARVRLRGGRGRGGGGASGGGGGRFPARYGRGSQDSRSRNPPPMRTENRLIVENLSSRVSWQDLKDFMRQAGEVTFADAHRPKLNEGVVEFASSSDLKNALDKLSGKEINGRKIRLIEANKKRSRSRSRSESSSRSRSRGRSPSRSRSRSRSRKSYRSRSRSRSRSASASPARPKESKRPARAESGSPPTPAVPRAPVSPARSPSRSRSRSRSHSRSLSPSSDSRH; translated from the exons atgaacgGGTGTCGCATCTTTATTGGACGCCTGAATCCCTCTGCCAGGGAAAAAGATGTCGAACGCTTCTTCAAAGGATATGGCAGAATCCGTGACATTGATCTGAAACGTGGATTCGGTTTTGTG GAGTTTGATGACCCAAGAGATGCTGAAGATGCTGTTTATGAACTTGATGGCAAAGAACTATGTAATGAAAG GGTGACTATTGAGCATGCTCGTGTGCGCCTGCGAGGGGGGCGAGGAAGAGGTGGCGGTGGtgccagtggtggtggtggtggccgcTTCCCAGCCCGCTACGGCCGAGGCTCCCAGGACAGTCGTAG TCGGAACCCCCCTCCTATGCGCACCGAGAACCGGCTCATTGTGGAGAACCTGTCTTCAAGAGTCAGTTGGCAG gaTTTGAAGGACTTCATGAGGCAAGCTGGAGAAGTGACATTTGCTGATGCCCACCGGCCCAAACTCAACGAAGG CGTTGTTGAGTTTGCCTCTTCCAGTGATCTGAAGAATGCCCTGGACAAATTGTCTGGGAAAGAGATCAATGGGAGGAAAATCCGTCTCATTGAGGCCAACAAAAAGAG GTCCAGGTCTCGTTCTCGTTCCGAGAGCTCTTCGCGCTCTCGTTCCCGCGGACGCTCCCCGTCCCGCTCTCGTTCCCGCTCCCGCAGCAGGAAGTCCTACCGCTCGCGCTCCAGGAGCCGCTCACGCTCGGCCAGCGCCTCCCCGGCCCGGCCCAAGGAGTCCAAGCGTCCGGCGCGGGCCGAGTCCGGCTCCCCGCCGACCCCCGCCGTGCCGCGCGCGCCCGTCTCCCCGGCCCGTTCCCCCTCTCGTTCTCGCTCCCGCTCCCGCTCGCACTCCCGTTCCCTCTCCCCGTCCTCCGACAGTCGCCACTGA